One genomic segment of Candidatus Ozemobacteraceae bacterium includes these proteins:
- the mtnA gene encoding S-methyl-5-thioribose-1-phosphate isomerase, whose translation MIDTVAYNQALDAVDIVDQTRLPTEHVILTCHTPEQMAHAIRTLQVRGAPAIGVAAAFGVWLGLKNWDGDDAKLVGRLDELVGMLAATRPTAVNLFWALERVQAVIRAALAAASPGDRRKAALDAALKEAEAVLAEDIEMCRAIGREGAACLKDGETWLTHCNAGALATGGYGTALGVFRAAQEQGKKFRVFVDETRPLLQGSRLTAWELLQEGIDATLICDNMAASLMAAGRIQGVVVGADRITAEGFVANKIGTYGVAVLARYHGIPFYVAAPDSTFDLKLGHGLEIVIEERDPGEVREIRGVPTAPAEMPVCNPAFDVTPPELVTAIFTNRGTLRPPYRDSIAKTIGGEA comes from the coding sequence ACCTGCCATACGCCGGAACAGATGGCGCATGCCATCCGGACGCTCCAGGTGCGCGGTGCCCCCGCGATCGGGGTGGCGGCGGCGTTCGGCGTCTGGCTCGGCCTGAAAAACTGGGACGGCGACGATGCGAAGCTGGTCGGTCGCCTTGACGAACTGGTCGGCATGCTGGCCGCCACGCGGCCGACGGCGGTGAACCTGTTCTGGGCGCTCGAGCGTGTCCAGGCGGTGATTCGCGCCGCCCTGGCCGCCGCCTCTCCCGGGGACCGGCGGAAAGCCGCTCTCGATGCCGCCCTGAAGGAAGCCGAAGCGGTCCTGGCCGAGGATATCGAGATGTGCCGCGCGATCGGCCGCGAGGGCGCCGCCTGCCTGAAGGACGGCGAGACCTGGCTGACGCACTGCAACGCCGGCGCGCTCGCCACTGGCGGCTATGGCACGGCCCTCGGCGTGTTCCGGGCCGCCCAGGAACAGGGGAAGAAGTTCCGGGTGTTTGTCGACGAGACCCGGCCGCTGCTGCAGGGCTCGCGTCTCACGGCGTGGGAGCTGTTGCAGGAAGGCATCGACGCGACGTTGATCTGCGACAACATGGCCGCCAGCCTCATGGCCGCAGGCCGCATTCAGGGCGTGGTGGTCGGCGCCGACCGCATCACCGCCGAGGGCTTCGTCGCCAACAAGATCGGCACGTACGGCGTCGCCGTTCTCGCAAGATATCACGGCATCCCCTTTTACGTCGCCGCGCCGGATTCGACGTTCGACCTGAAGCTCGGCCACGGTCTCGAAATCGTCATCGAGGAGCGCGATCCCGGGGAAGTGCGCGAAATCCGCGGCGTGCCCACCGCGCCGGCCGAGATGCCGGTCTGCAACCCGGCTTTTGATGTGACGCCGCCAGAACTCGTCACCGCCATCTTCACCAACCGCGGCACCCTGCGGCCTCCATACCGTGATTCTATAGCGAAAACTATTGGGGGTGAGGCGTGA